From Sporohalobacter salinus, the proteins below share one genomic window:
- a CDS encoding DUF3794 domain-containing protein yields the protein MANKLKNLIEYEGIADSLPEFTDPINPIKELTIDRRCTVPDAKPDIEQILKIESELEIIETNVIQTPTATSLEEQNLTGWKLTIEAEIKQKIQYVANEPTQSVHAMHCNLPFSAFIILPDDFMEGQDVFVEGFIEDIFALQTDLRSFFENVTLLLVAEVC from the coding sequence ATGGCAAATAAATTAAAAAATTTAATTGAATATGAGGGTATTGCTGATTCTTTACCAGAGTTTACTGACCCAATAAACCCTATAAAAGAACTTACCATAGATAGGAGATGTACTGTTCCCGATGCCAAGCCAGATATAGAACAAATCTTAAAAATAGAATCAGAGTTGGAGATAATTGAAACTAATGTAATTCAGACTCCAACAGCAACTTCATTAGAAGAGCAAAACTTAACTGGATGGAAATTAACTATTGAGGCAGAAATAAAACAAAAGATACAATATGTTGCTAATGAACCAACTCAGAGTGTTCATGCAATGCATTGTAATCTTCCTTTTAGCGCATTTATCATCTTACCAGATGATTTTATGGAAGGTCAAGATGTTTTTGTTGAAGGATTTATTGAAGATATTTTTGCTTTACAGACAGATTTAAGGAGTTTTTTTGAGAATGTAACTTTGTTATTAGTTGCAGAGGTATGCTAG